In Flavobacterium sp. CS20, a single window of DNA contains:
- a CDS encoding ribose-phosphate pyrophosphokinase, giving the protein MSEIEKVAKIFPCSQSETLAQAIAESYGIPLGKVNRLNFSDGEFQPSFEESVRGTRVFIIGSTHPSSDNLMEMLLMLDAAKRSSARHITAVMPYFGWARQDRKDKPRVPIAPKMVAKMLETAGATRIITMDLHADQIQGFFEKPVDHLYASTIFLPYLKNLNLDNLTVASPDMGGSKRAYAYSKFLQSDVVICYKQRAKANVISHMELIGDVTGKNVVLVDDLVDTAGTLTHAANLMIERGAKTVRAVCTHPVLSGNAYEKLENSKLEELIVTDSIPLRQQSSKIKVVSSATLFADVMKAVHHNKSISSKFLM; this is encoded by the coding sequence ATGTCTGAAATAGAAAAAGTTGCTAAAATTTTTCCATGTTCACAAAGTGAAACTTTAGCCCAAGCTATTGCAGAATCTTATGGTATTCCCTTAGGTAAAGTTAATCGTCTCAATTTTAGTGATGGCGAATTTCAACCTTCTTTCGAAGAATCGGTAAGAGGAACTCGCGTTTTTATTATTGGATCTACTCACCCAAGCAGTGATAATTTGATGGAAATGCTTTTGATGTTAGATGCCGCTAAGCGTTCATCAGCCAGACATATCACGGCTGTAATGCCTTACTTTGGTTGGGCGAGACAAGACAGAAAAGACAAGCCACGTGTGCCTATTGCGCCTAAAATGGTAGCTAAAATGCTTGAAACCGCTGGTGCTACACGTATTATCACAATGGATTTGCATGCCGACCAAATTCAAGGATTTTTTGAAAAACCCGTCGATCATCTATATGCTTCTACTATTTTTCTTCCATATTTAAAAAATCTCAATCTCGACAACCTCACAGTAGCTTCACCAGATATGGGCGGTTCAAAACGAGCTTATGCCTATTCTAAGTTTTTACAATCTGATGTTGTGATTTGCTATAAACAAAGAGCAAAAGCCAATGTGATTTCGCATATGGAGCTGATTGGTGATGTGACTGGAAAAAATGTCGTTTTAGTCGATGACCTTGTGGACACTGCTGGAACATTAACTCACGCTGCCAATCTAATGATTGAGCGTGGTGCAAAAACGGTAAGAGCTGTTTGTACGCACCCTGTTTTGTCTGGCAATGCTTACGAAAAACTAGAAAATTCAAAATTAGAAGAACTCATTGTTACAGATAGTATTCCACTTAGACAACAGAGTTCAAAAATAAAAGTGGTGAGCTCAGCGACTTTATTTGCTGATGTTATGAAAGCTGTGCATCACAACAAATCAATAAGTTCAAAATTTTTAATGTAA
- a CDS encoding 50S ribosomal protein L25/general stress protein Ctc, with protein sequence MKSITIKGSKRESVGKKATKALRNAGEVPCVLYGGNDVMHFSAPSIAFKDLVYTPDVHTVDLVLDDGKKINAVLQDIQFHPVTDEILHMDFYKFEDDQEITMEIPVHAEGIPKGVKNGGVLRFNLRRMSVRGLAKDLPDYIIADVTPLKIGQKLYTTAVKSDDYKILHPDNTVICQVRTSRNIELLESADEDEESEAVEGEESAEASEDSEEKKEE encoded by the coding sequence ATGAAATCAATTACGATCAAAGGATCTAAAAGAGAAAGCGTAGGCAAAAAAGCAACAAAAGCCTTACGTAATGCTGGAGAGGTTCCTTGCGTATTATACGGAGGGAATGATGTCATGCACTTTTCAGCACCAAGCATTGCCTTCAAAGATTTGGTTTACACACCAGATGTTCACACCGTAGATTTGGTGCTTGACGATGGTAAAAAAATCAACGCCGTTTTGCAAGATATCCAATTTCATCCAGTAACAGATGAAATCTTGCACATGGACTTCTATAAATTTGAAGATGACCAAGAAATCACTATGGAAATTCCAGTTCACGCTGAAGGTATTCCAAAAGGGGTTAAAAATGGTGGCGTATTGAGATTTAACTTACGTAGAATGTCTGTAAGAGGTTTGGCTAAAGACTTGCCTGACTATATCATTGCAGATGTTACACCACTTAAAATTGGTCAAAAACTTTACACTACGGCTGTTAAAAGTGATGACTATAAAATTCTTCACCCAGACAACACCGTGATTTGTCAAGTGAGAACATCTCGTAATATTGAATTACTTGAAAGTGCTGACGAAGACGAAGAAAGCGAAGCTGTTGAAGGAGAAGAAAGTGCAGAAGCAAGTGAAGATTCTGAAGAGAAAAAAGAAGAATAA
- a CDS encoding M20/M25/M40 family metallo-hydrolase translates to MLKSSYTLSVMCIIFSLEILAQNSEIKDINTQLEYLTSNDLNGRLTGTEGSDKAATFISKYFQEIGIKPYYETYRDTFYITKQTMTYNVIGHIKGRDPLLKNEPLIIGAHFDHIGIKKAIDGDSIANGANDNASGTVAVMQLAKALKDTKPKRPILFVLFDAEEQGLLGSKYFAEKLKSEDIKPYVIFNVEMIGIPMKDKPHQAYLTGYEKSNFAEIFNAYADKEILIFLPQAKDYKLFKRSDNYPFYQSFEIPAHSVSTFDFTNYEYYHHVDDETQLLNPEHIQNLVNLWVEPLLKIANHSEKLIKLNN, encoded by the coding sequence ATGCTAAAATCAAGTTATACTTTAAGTGTTATGTGCATCATATTTTCATTAGAAATTTTAGCACAAAATTCTGAAATTAAAGACATTAACACACAACTTGAGTATTTAACATCTAATGATTTAAACGGTCGCTTAACTGGCACAGAAGGTTCAGATAAAGCCGCAACATTCATATCAAAATACTTTCAAGAAATTGGCATAAAACCTTATTATGAAACTTACAGAGATACTTTTTACATCACAAAACAAACCATGACTTACAATGTCATTGGTCATATCAAAGGCAGAGATCCACTTTTAAAAAATGAACCGCTCATTATAGGTGCACATTTTGATCATATAGGTATCAAAAAGGCTATTGATGGCGACAGCATTGCCAACGGTGCCAACGATAATGCATCTGGAACGGTTGCCGTTATGCAATTGGCCAAAGCTTTAAAAGATACCAAACCCAAACGCCCTATTTTATTTGTGCTTTTTGATGCCGAAGAACAAGGTTTACTCGGCTCTAAATATTTTGCCGAAAAACTAAAAAGCGAAGACATCAAACCCTATGTGATTTTTAATGTTGAAATGATTGGTATTCCTATGAAAGATAAACCTCATCAAGCTTATCTCACAGGTTATGAAAAATCAAACTTTGCTGAAATCTTTAATGCTTATGCTGACAAAGAAATTCTTATCTTTTTACCACAAGCAAAAGACTATAAGCTTTTTAAACGAAGCGACAATTATCCTTTTTACCAAAGTTTTGAAATTCCTGCACATTCGGTTTCTACATTTGATTTTACCAATTACGAATATTATCATCACGTTGACGACGAAACCCAACTACTCAACCCTGAACACATTCAAAACTTAGTCAATTTATGGGTTGAACCTCTTTTAAAAATAGCAAATCATTCAGAAAAACTTATTAAACTCAATAATTAA
- the pth gene encoding aminoacyl-tRNA hydrolase yields the protein MKKFLIVGLGNPGLKYQNTRHNIGFEILDTLAKENELTFETEKLADICTLKVKGRTFVLVKPNTYMNLSGKAVNYWLQQENIEIENLLIVTDDINLNFGTLRIKAKGSHGGHNGLKHIQDTLNTNQYPRFRFGIGSQFSKGQQIDYVLGTWNSDEKKSLDERLEKASKAIISFGLAGIHNTMNDFNGK from the coding sequence ATGAAGAAATTTTTGATTGTTGGCTTGGGAAACCCAGGTTTGAAATACCAAAATACACGACACAATATTGGTTTTGAAATCCTTGACACTCTGGCAAAAGAAAATGAACTAACTTTTGAAACAGAAAAACTTGCAGATATTTGCACACTAAAAGTCAAAGGAAGAACTTTTGTTTTAGTCAAACCTAACACTTATATGAACCTCAGCGGAAAAGCAGTAAATTATTGGTTACAACAAGAAAATATTGAAATAGAAAATCTCCTCATCGTTACAGATGATATCAATCTAAATTTTGGCACATTAAGAATTAAAGCCAAAGGTAGCCACGGTGGGCATAACGGTTTAAAACACATTCAAGATACACTAAACACTAACCAATACCCGAGATTTAGATTTGGTATTGGTAGCCAGTTTTCTAAAGGTCAACAAATTGATTATGTTTTAGGCACTTGGAATAGTGATGAAAAAAAATCTTTAGATGAACGTTTAGAGAAAGCCTCAAAAGCCATTATTAGCTTTGGATTAGCTGGCATACACAACACTATGAATGATTTTAATGGAAAATAA
- a CDS encoding bifunctional riboflavin kinase/FAD synthetase, translating into MKTFKSASAFKPQRQTVVTIGTFDGVHLGHRKIINRLNQVAKTKDLDSVLLTFFPHPRMVLQQNQDLKLINTIDERIRFLSDTGLNYLVIEPFTIEFSRLKAEDYIKQYLVDQLNVAVVIVGYDHRFGRNRTANIEDLKAFAKTYHFEVEEISKQDIDDVAVSSTKIRKAITEGQIDLANTYLSKPFVLTGKVVKGRQLGKSLGYPTANLYIEENYKIIPKEGVYVVCAEIDSKPYFGMMNIGHNPTIAKDNRKSVETYFFDFEGNLYGKTLEIQLLKRIRDERKFDSLVALKAAMQKDKAFSINYIKTLQ; encoded by the coding sequence GTGAAAACTTTTAAATCTGCATCTGCTTTTAAACCTCAACGTCAAACGGTGGTAACCATCGGCACATTTGACGGTGTGCATTTGGGGCATCGCAAAATCATTAATCGATTAAATCAGGTTGCTAAAACCAAAGATTTAGACTCTGTGTTATTGACTTTTTTTCCGCATCCCAGAATGGTTTTACAACAAAATCAAGATTTGAAACTCATCAACACCATAGACGAACGGATTCGTTTTTTATCTGATACTGGATTAAACTATTTAGTCATTGAACCTTTTACCATAGAATTTTCAAGACTCAAAGCTGAAGACTACATCAAACAATATTTGGTTGACCAACTAAACGTAGCAGTTGTCATTGTAGGTTACGACCACAGGTTTGGACGAAATCGCACAGCTAATATTGAAGATTTAAAAGCTTTTGCAAAAACTTATCATTTTGAAGTTGAAGAAATTTCAAAGCAAGATATTGATGATGTTGCCGTAAGTTCAACAAAAATAAGAAAAGCCATCACAGAAGGTCAAATAGATTTAGCCAATACATATTTATCAAAACCTTTTGTGTTGACAGGAAAAGTGGTCAAAGGCAGGCAACTTGGTAAATCTTTAGGTTATCCAACAGCTAATCTATATATAGAAGAAAACTACAAAATTATTCCTAAAGAAGGTGTTTATGTGGTCTGTGCTGAAATAGACTCTAAACCGTATTTTGGTATGATGAATATTGGTCACAATCCTACGATTGCTAAAGACAACAGGAAGTCTGTAGAAACCTATTTTTTTGATTTTGAAGGGAATTTATACGGTAAAACTCTTGAAATACAATTGCTAAAACGCATCAGAGATGAAAGAAAATTTGACTCATTGGTCGCTCTAAAAGCTGCAATGCAAAAAGATAAAGCCTTTTCAATAAATTATATCAAAACCCTTCAATGA
- a CDS encoding SDR family NAD(P)-dependent oxidoreductase, translating to MSKHIVITGTSRGIGFELVKILAGQSYHIYALSRNSQPVAELNLENVHSLSIRLLRMSCLK from the coding sequence ATGTCTAAACACATTGTCATCACAGGCACAAGTCGTGGCATCGGTTTTGAACTCGTAAAGATTTTAGCAGGTCAAAGCTATCATATTTATGCCTTATCTAGAAACTCACAACCCGTTGCAGAGCTTAACCTTGAAAATGTCCACAGTTTATCAATAAGGCTATTGAGGATGAGTTGTCTGAAGTAA
- a CDS encoding ABC transporter ATP-binding protein — translation MAQNKTGKAFDIKLFKRVLGFTKPYRSTFYFVLFSALALAALGMLRPHLLGLIIDNALPEKNQDLLVEMVIWMIVVLLGEVIFQLSFIYFANWLGQEVIRDIRVKLFNHMINFKKQYFDTSSVGRLVTRAVSDIETIASIFSQGLFMILSDLLKMLAVLLFMFYKSWHLTLIVLTVLPFVFLATRIFQRKMKVAFEEVRTQISNLNSFVQERLTGMKIVHIFNREQKEYEKFKDINEKHKKAWNKTVLYNSIFFPIAEMSISVTIGLLVWYGGLRIVESDTLSLGIIVAFIEYVRMLFAPLRQIADKFNSLQMGMVASNRVFNILDTQAYIPNHGKIIPQKLNGHIEFKNVRFKYIKDEDVLKGISFMVQPGETIAIVGATGAGKSTVINLLTRFYDIEDGQILIDNKNIKDYELSALRKEIAVVLQDVFLFAESIFYNITLHDEKITKEDVINAAKSIGVHDFIMSLPGGYNYNVRERGAMLSSGQRQLIAFLRAYVCKPSILILDEATSSIDSYSEQLIQNATDKITQNRTSIIIAHRLATVKNADKIIVMHEGHIVETGTHHTLLKNANGYYNNLYKAQFENKNDSVTVK, via the coding sequence ATGGCTCAAAACAAGACAGGTAAAGCATTTGATATCAAATTATTTAAGCGTGTTTTAGGTTTTACAAAACCTTACAGAAGCACTTTTTATTTTGTGTTATTTTCTGCACTTGCACTTGCCGCATTAGGGATGTTAAGACCGCATCTACTCGGGCTTATTATTGACAATGCACTACCTGAAAAAAACCAAGATCTGTTAGTTGAAATGGTCATTTGGATGATAGTTGTCCTGTTAGGAGAAGTGATTTTTCAACTCTCTTTTATCTATTTTGCAAATTGGCTTGGACAGGAGGTTATCAGAGATATCAGAGTTAAGCTTTTTAATCACATGATCAATTTTAAAAAGCAATATTTTGACACCTCATCCGTAGGACGTTTGGTAACAAGAGCTGTAAGCGATATAGAAACAATAGCAAGTATTTTTAGTCAAGGCTTATTCATGATTTTGAGCGATTTGCTCAAAATGCTTGCTGTTCTCCTCTTTATGTTTTATAAAAGTTGGCATCTTACACTAATAGTGCTAACCGTTTTACCGTTTGTGTTTCTAGCTACTAGGATTTTTCAAAGGAAAATGAAAGTCGCTTTTGAAGAAGTGAGAACCCAGATTTCTAATCTCAACTCATTTGTTCAAGAACGCTTAACAGGAATGAAAATCGTTCATATTTTTAATCGTGAACAAAAAGAATATGAAAAATTTAAAGACATTAACGAAAAACACAAAAAAGCATGGAATAAAACAGTACTTTACAATTCTATCTTTTTTCCCATTGCTGAGATGTCAATCTCTGTTACTATAGGTTTGTTAGTTTGGTATGGTGGTTTACGCATCGTAGAATCTGATACATTGAGTTTAGGGATAATTGTGGCTTTTATAGAATATGTTAGAATGTTATTTGCACCGCTTAGACAGATTGCTGATAAATTCAATTCACTTCAAATGGGCATGGTAGCTTCCAATAGAGTCTTTAATATACTAGATACTCAAGCCTATATTCCTAATCACGGAAAAATAATTCCACAAAAACTCAATGGTCATATTGAATTTAAAAACGTTCGCTTTAAATATATTAAAGATGAAGATGTGCTTAAAGGCATTTCATTTATGGTTCAACCTGGTGAAACTATTGCAATTGTTGGTGCTACAGGTGCTGGCAAAAGCACCGTAATCAATTTGCTGACACGATTTTACGATATCGAAGATGGACAAATTTTGATCGACAATAAAAACATTAAAGATTACGAGCTTTCTGCTTTGCGAAAAGAAATTGCCGTTGTTTTGCAAGATGTATTTCTATTTGCAGAGAGTATTTTTTATAATATCACTTTGCACGACGAAAAAATAACAAAAGAAGATGTGATAAATGCCGCAAAATCTATTGGTGTTCATGATTTTATCATGAGTCTTCCTGGTGGCTATAACTACAATGTAAGAGAACGCGGTGCGATGCTGTCTTCTGGTCAACGTCAACTGATTGCATTTTTAAGAGCTTACGTCTGTAAACCCAGTATTCTAATTTTGGATGAAGCTACATCTTCTATTGATAGTTACAGCGAGCAACTGATTCAAAACGCAACCGATAAAATCACACAAAATCGCACATCAATCATCATTGCTCATCGATTGGCAACTGTGAAAAATGCAGACAAAATCATTGTCATGCACGAAGGGCATATTGTTGAAACGGGAACACATCACACACTTTTAAAAAATGCTAACGGATATTATAACAACTTGTACAAAGCTCAATTTGAAAACAAAAATGACTCTGTAACTGTTAAATAG
- a CDS encoding DUF4293 family protein — MLNKIASFIENFEIEYVIYFLLVAVLSLWSLITFKKRKFQLKIGRLNLFVNFVALGFLTYWLLILPGEINFSEKGIGLVIPVISIVFIVLAQKAIKRDDELVKSADRFR, encoded by the coding sequence TTGCTCAACAAAATTGCTAGTTTTATTGAAAACTTTGAAATTGAATACGTTATCTACTTTTTATTAGTTGCTGTGTTGTCGCTATGGAGTTTGATTACTTTCAAAAAACGAAAGTTTCAACTCAAAATAGGTCGACTTAATTTATTTGTGAACTTTGTCGCCTTAGGCTTTTTGACATATTGGTTGCTAATTCTACCTGGAGAAATTAATTTTTCTGAGAAAGGTATTGGGCTAGTCATACCCGTCATTTCTATCGTTTTTATTGTTTTGGCTCAAAAGGCTATCAAAAGGGATGATGAGCTCGTAAAATCTGCTGACCGATTCAGATAG
- a CDS encoding acyl-CoA thioesterase has protein sequence MRFHTRKWIKPEDLNPNGTLFGGRLLEWIDEEAALYAIIQLENHKTVTKYISEIDFVSSAKQGEIVEIGIEVVKFGTASLTLKCEVRNKMTRQTIVKVDKIVMVSLDDHGKTKPHGKTKIEFVKNRLNDD, from the coding sequence ATGAGATTTCATACCCGAAAATGGATAAAACCTGAAGACCTCAACCCCAACGGCACTTTATTTGGCGGTCGATTATTAGAATGGATAGACGAAGAAGCCGCACTTTATGCTATCATTCAACTTGAAAATCACAAAACCGTCACCAAATACATTTCAGAAATTGACTTTGTAAGCTCAGCCAAACAAGGCGAAATTGTAGAAATTGGCATTGAAGTCGTCAAGTTTGGCACGGCTTCACTCACCTTAAAATGCGAAGTTCGCAACAAAATGACACGGCAAACCATCGTCAAAGTCGATAAAATAGTCATGGTCAGTTTAGACGACCACGGCAAAACCAAACCCCACGGCAAAACCAAAATAGAATTTGTAAAAAACCGCCTCAATGACGACTAA
- the truA gene encoding tRNA pseudouridine(38-40) synthase TruA produces MKRYFIQCSFWGKAYKGWQKQPEKPSIQASLDQAISTALQENIEVMGAGRTDTGVHAKKFIAHFDTTSDLKNTYPNLIYKLNTILPHDIAVQDIFEVSLHQHARFDAVSRTYQYRISTQKNPFEKDSAYYIKNSLDVKLMHKCVQQLTSFHNFKSFSKVKTAVKNFNCNIISTNILVDGDVITIELTANRFLRNMVRAISGTLVDVGLGKNTFEDFINIIKSEDRRNAGKSVPAKGLYLTEIVYPYPLNSIYGSKQDR; encoded by the coding sequence ATGAAACGCTATTTTATACAATGCTCATTTTGGGGTAAAGCTTATAAAGGTTGGCAAAAACAACCAGAAAAACCAAGCATTCAAGCCAGTTTAGACCAAGCTATATCAACCGCTTTACAAGAAAATATTGAAGTTATGGGAGCTGGTAGAACAGACACAGGCGTGCATGCCAAAAAATTTATAGCACATTTTGATACAACTTCAGATTTAAAAAATACTTATCCCAATCTTATTTACAAATTGAACACTATCTTACCTCATGATATTGCTGTTCAAGATATATTTGAAGTCAGTTTACATCAACATGCCAGATTTGACGCCGTTTCGAGAACTTATCAATATCGTATTTCAACTCAAAAAAATCCATTTGAAAAAGATTCTGCATATTACATCAAAAATTCGTTAGATGTTAAACTTATGCATAAATGCGTTCAACAACTGACCAGTTTTCATAATTTTAAAAGTTTTAGTAAAGTGAAAACCGCTGTAAAAAATTTTAATTGTAACATCATCTCTACTAACATTTTAGTAGATGGTGATGTTATAACTATTGAACTTACAGCAAATCGATTTTTGCGAAATATGGTCAGAGCAATATCTGGAACCCTTGTTGATGTTGGCTTGGGGAAAAACACTTTTGAAGACTTTATAAATATCATAAAATCAGAAGATAGAAGAAATGCAGGCAAATCTGTACCCGCAAAAGGTTTATACCTTACAGAAATAGTTTATCCTTATCCACTAAACTCTATTTATGGCTCAAAACAAGACAGGTAA
- the rho gene encoding transcription termination factor Rho has product MFEIIDLKSKKLTELQQISKELSIPKFRGLKKLDLVYKILDYQATNPQDVKAYLENQKNGSTSETKSDNGNRLKDSQKHLPNQKSKTTQSSSSNARRNNNSRSKPTNQQKESKPEQSPKSKQNTPSDNQNKGHKRSSSSPSQNQQESQKPTSKESNRSNSKQNQPKTPSKDQTQNTDQPSSKPSHPNDNSQNKNKYRHPNYEFDALIESEGVLDIMQDGYGFLRSSDYNYLSSPDDIYLSQSQIKLFGLKTSDTVLGEIRPPKEGEKYFPLIKIKKINGIDPKVVRDRVSFEHLTPLFPQEKLNIADRDSTISTRIIDMFSPIGKGQRGMIVSQPKTGKTMLLKDIANAIAANHPEVYQIVLLIDERPEEVTDMQRNVRGEVVASTFDKEAHEHVRVANIVIEKAKRLVECAHDVVILLDSITRLARAYNTVQPASGKVLSGGVDANALHKPKRFFGATRNIENGGSLSIIATALIDTGSKMDEVIFEEFKGTGNMELQLDRKIANRRIFPAIDLNASSTRRDDILLDENTLQKMWVLRKYLSDMNPIEAMEFINERVKQTKSNEEFLVSMNG; this is encoded by the coding sequence ATGTTTGAAATCATAGATTTAAAGTCAAAAAAACTGACTGAATTACAACAAATCTCTAAAGAATTATCTATTCCTAAATTTAGAGGACTCAAAAAACTGGATTTGGTTTACAAGATATTAGACTATCAAGCCACAAATCCACAAGATGTAAAAGCTTATTTGGAAAATCAAAAAAACGGTTCGACATCTGAAACCAAATCTGATAATGGTAACAGGCTGAAAGACAGTCAAAAACATTTGCCTAATCAAAAGTCTAAAACAACTCAATCGAGTAGTTCAAATGCAAGGCGGAATAATAATTCCAGATCAAAACCCACCAACCAGCAGAAGGAATCAAAACCTGAACAGTCACCAAAAAGCAAACAAAACACTCCTTCTGATAATCAAAATAAAGGTCATAAAAGGTCGTCTTCAAGCCCAAGTCAAAATCAGCAAGAGTCTCAAAAACCAACATCAAAAGAGTCTAATCGGAGTAATAGCAAACAAAACCAGCCTAAAACTCCATCTAAAGACCAAACGCAAAATACGGATCAGCCATCGTCAAAACCTTCTCATCCAAATGATAACTCTCAAAACAAAAATAAATACAGACATCCTAATTATGAGTTTGATGCCTTAATTGAGTCTGAAGGAGTTTTGGATATAATGCAAGATGGATATGGATTCTTGAGATCATCAGATTACAATTATTTGTCATCACCTGATGATATTTATCTGTCTCAATCTCAAATTAAACTTTTTGGTCTAAAAACAAGTGATACCGTTCTTGGTGAAATCAGACCGCCAAAAGAAGGTGAAAAGTATTTTCCTTTGATTAAAATAAAAAAGATAAACGGTATTGACCCTAAAGTGGTCAGAGATCGTGTGTCTTTTGAACATTTAACGCCTTTATTTCCACAGGAAAAACTAAATATAGCGGATAGAGATTCTACAATTTCAACTCGGATTATTGATATGTTTTCGCCCATTGGAAAAGGTCAAAGAGGCATGATTGTCTCTCAACCTAAAACGGGTAAAACCATGTTGCTTAAAGATATAGCAAATGCCATTGCGGCCAATCATCCCGAGGTGTATCAAATTGTATTGCTTATCGACGAACGCCCTGAGGAAGTTACCGATATGCAAAGAAATGTAAGAGGCGAAGTTGTAGCTTCAACATTTGATAAAGAAGCACATGAGCATGTTAGAGTTGCCAATATTGTTATTGAAAAAGCCAAAAGATTGGTAGAATGTGCACATGATGTAGTTATTCTTTTAGATTCTATCACGCGTTTGGCTAGAGCTTACAATACGGTTCAACCTGCCAGTGGCAAAGTGTTAAGTGGTGGTGTAGATGCCAATGCATTGCACAAACCTAAACGCTTTTTTGGTGCGACAAGAAACATAGAAAACGGAGGCTCATTATCTATTATTGCCACTGCACTTATTGATACAGGCTCAAAAATGGATGAAGTGATTTTTGAAGAATTTAAAGGCACAGGTAATATGGAATTGCAGTTAGATCGCAAAATTGCAAACCGCAGAATATTTCCAGCTATTGATCTTAATGCTTCAAGCACACGTCGCGATGATATTTTACTCGATGAAAATACCTTACAAAAAATGTGGGTGTTGAGAAAATACCTGAGCGATATGAACCCAATAGAAGCTATGGAGTTTATCAACGAACGCGTCAAACAAACCAAAAGCAACGAAGAGTTTTTGGTGTCGATGAATGGTTAA
- a CDS encoding HTTM domain-containing protein: MKAILFKQIDNSPLIVFRIIFGFLITAEAWGAIFTGWIKQTLIKPEFTFNFIGFDFLQPLPGHWMYVYYIVMGLAGFFVMIGFKYRLNIIIYTLMWIAVYLMQKSSYNNHYYLLILILIFMCIVPAHRYKSVDVKLNPKLKSHHMPNWVIIFIIAQLWIVYTYASVAKIYPDWLDATVPKQLMQGKSHFLLVGDFLQQTWVHYVIAYFGILFDLLIVPALLWKKTRNVAFFISIFFHLFNSFIFQIGIFPYMSLAFTLFFYPKDFIHRKFLKSKPFYNQAEISLPKYHKALTGFIGLWFVVQFCLPLRHWFIKGDVLWTEEGHRMSWRMMLRSKNSSTLIKIVNKNSGKSFYVKKNDYLTEKQQRMLAKPDGIWQFSQRLKKEYEAKGEDIEIYVSSKVSVNGKPYKTLIDPKQDMAKAEWDYFFHNDWVLLYDD, encoded by the coding sequence ATGAAAGCTATTCTATTCAAACAAATAGATAATTCACCATTAATTGTGTTTAGAATCATCTTCGGTTTTCTCATCACTGCCGAAGCTTGGGGAGCCATTTTTACGGGTTGGATCAAGCAAACACTCATCAAACCTGAATTCACCTTTAATTTTATCGGCTTTGATTTTTTACAACCTCTACCTGGTCATTGGATGTATGTCTATTACATCGTCATGGGTTTGGCTGGTTTTTTTGTCATGATTGGCTTTAAATACAGGTTAAACATCATTATTTATACACTGATGTGGATTGCTGTATATTTAATGCAAAAAAGTTCATACAACAATCATTACTATCTTCTTATTTTAATACTGATTTTTATGTGTATAGTTCCTGCACATCGGTATAAATCTGTTGACGTTAAATTAAATCCAAAATTAAAAAGCCATCATATGCCCAACTGGGTGATCATTTTCATCATTGCTCAATTGTGGATAGTTTACACTTATGCATCGGTTGCCAAAATATATCCTGATTGGTTGGATGCCACCGTCCCAAAACAACTTATGCAAGGCAAATCACATTTTTTATTGGTTGGTGATTTCCTGCAGCAAACTTGGGTTCATTATGTTATCGCTTACTTCGGAATCTTGTTTGATTTGCTCATCGTACCAGCATTACTGTGGAAAAAAACAAGAAATGTGGCGTTTTTTATCAGCATTTTCTTTCATTTGTTTAACAGTTTTATTTTTCAAATAGGCATCTTTCCTTATATGTCATTGGCGTTCACCTTGTTTTTTTATCCAAAAGATTTTATCCATAGAAAATTTTTAAAATCAAAACCTTTTTATAATCAAGCTGAAATCAGTTTACCTAAATATCATAAGGCTTTAACTGGCTTTATCGGTCTATGGTTTGTTGTTCAGTTTTGTCTGCCATTAAGACATTGGTTTATAAAAGGCGATGTGCTATGGACAGAAGAAGGTCACCGTATGAGTTGGCGAATGATGTTGAGATCCAAAAATTCATCAACCCTTATAAAAATTGTCAATAAAAACTCAGGCAAAAGTTTTTACGTCAAAAAAAACGACTATCTCACAGAAAAACAACAACGTATGTTAGCTAAACCTGATGGTATATGGCAGTTTTCTCAACGTTTAAAAAAAGAATATGAAGCAAAAGGTGAAGACATCGAAATTTATGTCAGCTCTAAAGTGAGCGTTAATGGCAAACCCTACAAAACACTAATAGACCCTAAACAAGATATGGCAAAAGCCGAATGGGATTACTTTTTCCATAACGATTGGGTTTTGCTATATGATGATTAA